In one Amyelois transitella isolate CPQ chromosome 22, ilAmyTran1.1, whole genome shotgun sequence genomic region, the following are encoded:
- the LOC106134167 gene encoding flotillin-2 isoform X2: MGIEILSFTIKDVYDDVQYLASLGKAQTAVVKRDADIGVAQANRDAGIREAECEKSAMDVKYAMDTKIEDNTRLYKLQKAQFDQEINTAKAEAALAYELQAAKIKQKIRNEEIQIEVVERRKQIEVENQEIQRREEELIATVRLPAEAEAYRLQAIAEGKRTQTVETAKADAERIKVVGLAEATAIGDVGKADAERMLAKAKVYKQYGEAAIMALVLEALPKIAAEVSAPLARTDEIVLVGDTGATGELARLAGGLPPAVKTLTGLDLNAVLKRLHPTNGAAEPNLAATASKKVAAC, translated from the exons ATGGGCATCGAGATCCTGTCGTTCACGATCAAGGATGTATACGATGACGTCCAGTACCTGGCCAGCCTGGGCAAGGCGCAGACGGCGGTGGTGAAGCGGGACGCCGATATTGGGGTGGCGCAGGCTAACAGAGACGCTGGCATCAGG GAAGCGGAATGCGAGAAGAGTGCGATGGACGTAAAGTATGCCATGGACACCAAGATAGAGGACAACACGAGACTTTACAAACTACAGAAGGCACAGTTTGACCAAGAGATCAACACTGCT AAAGCCGAAGCTGCCTTAGCATACGAACTGCAAGCCGCCAAAATAAAGCAGAAGATTCGAAACGAAGAAATCCAGATCGAAGTGGTGGAGCGCCGCAAGCAAATCGAG GTGGAGAACCAAGAAATCCAACGTCGTGAGGAAGAACTGATAGCCACCGTACGactaccagccgaggctgaaGCTTACCGTCTGCAGGCCATCGCTGAAGGGAAAcg CACACAAACCGTGGAGACAGCCAAGGCGGACGCCGAGCGCATCAAGGTGGTCGGTCTTGCTGAGGCCACGGCCATCGGGGACGTGGGCAAGGCTGATGCTGAGCGCATGCTGGCCAAAGCTAAAGTCTACAAGCAATATGGCGAAGCTGCTATTATGGCGCTGGTGTTGGAAGCACTGCCGAAG aTCGCCGCAGAAGTGTCTGCGCCGCTGGCGCGCACGGACGAGATCGTGCTGGTGGGAGACACGGGGGCCACCGGCGAGCTGGCGCGGCTCGCCGGAGGCCTGCCCCCCGCGGTGAAGACCCTCACTGGCCTGGATCTCAATGCTGTGCTGAAGAGACTCCACCCGACCAATGGCGCTG CCGAACCCAATTTGGCAGCTACGGCGAGCAAAAAAGTGGCAGCTTGTTAA